A single window of Pseudoduganella plicata DNA harbors:
- a CDS encoding hydrolase 1, exosortase A system-associated, producing MQPDELALSFPCAGDWLTGILSPAGDAPQRGVLIAVGGPQYRAGSHRQFALLARSLATRGIPALRFDYRGMGDSTGEQRDFTDVDADLRAAIDAFCARVPSLREVVIWGLCDAASAALFYAGQDERVKGLVLLNPWARTEAGLAGTTLRHYYRARLLQPDLWRKLVSGRFDWRAAAGGFFRLAGKALRRPASAPAESPGLHERMLRGMRAFGGNVLLIDSGNDLTAREFLDMAGASPAWRRLLAAPQVQRRTLAEADHTFSRRAWRDQVADWTADWVRAW from the coding sequence ATGCAGCCGGATGAACTGGCCCTGTCCTTTCCCTGCGCGGGCGACTGGCTGACGGGCATCCTCAGCCCCGCCGGCGATGCGCCACAGCGCGGCGTGCTGATCGCCGTCGGCGGACCACAGTACCGGGCCGGCAGCCATCGCCAGTTTGCCCTGCTGGCCCGCAGCCTGGCCACTCGCGGCATCCCCGCACTGCGCTTCGATTACCGCGGCATGGGCGACAGCACCGGCGAGCAGCGCGACTTCACCGACGTCGATGCCGACCTGCGCGCCGCCATCGACGCGTTCTGCGCCCGCGTGCCCAGCCTGCGCGAGGTCGTCATCTGGGGCCTGTGCGACGCCGCTTCGGCCGCGCTGTTCTATGCGGGGCAGGACGAGCGCGTCAAGGGACTGGTGCTGCTGAACCCCTGGGCACGGACGGAAGCGGGACTTGCCGGCACCACGTTGCGCCACTACTACCGCGCGCGGCTGCTGCAGCCGGACCTGTGGAGAAAACTCGTCAGCGGCCGCTTCGACTGGCGCGCGGCGGCTGGCGGATTTTTCAGGCTGGCCGGCAAGGCGCTGCGCCGTCCCGCCTCGGCACCGGCCGAGAGCCCTGGCCTGCATGAGCGCATGCTGCGCGGCATGCGCGCGTTTGGCGGCAACGTGCTGCTGATCGACAGCGGCAACGACCTGACGGCCAGGGAATTTCTCGACATGGCAGGGGCGTCGCCGGCATGGCGCCGCCTGCTGGCCGCGCCGCAGGTGCAGCGCCGCACGCTCGCCGAGGCCGACCACACGTTCTCGCGCCGCGCCTGGCGCGACCAGGTCGCCGACTGGACCGCCGACTGGGTGCGCGCATGGTGA